In one window of Miscanthus floridulus cultivar M001 chromosome 12, ASM1932011v1, whole genome shotgun sequence DNA:
- the LOC136497061 gene encoding protein NRT1/ PTR FAMILY 4.3-like: protein MDVEMSCATAPPEEAVSVDWRGRPCLPRRHGGMRAAVFVLGIQAFEIMAIAAVGNNLITYVFGEMHFPLSQAANVVTDFVGTIFLLALLGGFLSDSYLGCFWTMLISGFVELSGFILLSLQAHLPQLKPPPCNMASTDGSCEKASGFKSTVFFLALYLVALGSGCLKPNMIAHGADQFDGATPGGARRLPTYFNSAYFSFCAGELVALTALVWVQTHSGMDVGFGVSAVAMAAGLVCLVSGAAFYRNKPPRGSIFTPILRVFVAAFTKRKQVCPSNSNAVNAGACEPARLAGNFRHNNKFRFLDKACIPVAPQGPNTKPEREWRLCTAAEVRQAKTLLAVTPIFACTIVFNTVLAQLQTFSVQQGSAMDTALPPGSGSFRIPPASLQAIPYAMLLALVPAYELLLVPLMKRLTGTRSGITPLQRIGVGLGTVAFSMVAAADIERRRRDAAAEGRQMSVLWIVPQFLVFGVSEMFTAVGLIEFFYKQACAGGMQAFLTALTYCSYAFGFYLSSVLVSLVNRVTARHGGGGWLGDNDLNKDRLDLFYWMLAALSVLNFCCYLLCARWYNAGADGSDAPASAGQVASEVDDGKEII, encoded by the exons ATGGATGTGGAGATGAGCTGCGCAACAGCGCCGCCGGAGGAGGCGGTCTCCGTCGACTGGCGCGGCCGCCCGTGCCTGCCGCGGCGGCACGGCGGCATGCGCGCCGCCGTCTTCGTCCTAG GTATCCAGGCGTTTGAGATCATGGCGATCGCGGCGGTGGGGAACAACCTCATCACGTACGTGTTCGGGGAGATGCACTTCCCGCTGTCGCAGGCGGCCAACGTGGTGACCGACTTCGTCGGCACCATCTTCCTCCTCGCCCTCCTCGGGGGGTTCCTCTCCGACTCCTACCTCGGCTGCTTCTGGACCATGCTCATCTCCGGCTTCGTCGAGCTCTCG GGCTTCATACTACTGTCACTGCAAGCGCACCTGCCGCAGCTGAAGCCGCCGCCGTGCAACATGGCATCCACGGACGGCAGCTGCGAGAAGGCCAGCGGCTTCAAGTccaccgtcttcttcctcgcgctgtACCTGGTGGCGCTGGGCAGCGGCTGCCTGAAGCCCAACATGATCGCGCACGGCGCGGACCAGTTCGACGGCGCCACCCCGGGCGGCGCCCGGAGGCTGCCGACCTACTTCAACTCGGCCTACTTCAGCTTCTGCGCGGGCGAGCTGGTCGCGCTCACGGCGCTGGTCTGGGTGCAGACGCACTCCGGCATGGACGTCGGCTTCGGCGTCTCCGCGGTCGCCATGGCGGCCGGGCTCGTCTGCCTCGTGTCCGGCGCCGCCTTCTACCGGAATAAGCCTCCGCGGGGCAGCATCTTCACGCCCATTCTAAGG GTTTTCGTCGCTGCCTTCACCAAGAGGAAGCAAGTCTGCCCCTCGAACTCCAATGCTGTCAATGCCGGAGCTTGCGAGCCGGCACGCCTCGCCGGCAACTTCCGCCACAACAACAAATTCAG GTTCCTGGACAAGGCGTGCATCCCGGTAGCGCCGCAGGGGCCGAACACGAAGCCGGAGAGGGAGTGGCGGCTGTGCACGGCGGCCGAGGTGCGGCAGGCGAAGACGCTCCTCGCCGTGACGCCCATCTTCGCGTGCACCATCGTCTTCAACACCGTGCTCGCGCAGCTGCAGACCTTCTCGGTGCAGCAGGGCAGCGCCATGGACACCGCGCTCCCGCCGGGGTCCGGCTCCTTCCGCATCCCGCCGGCGTCGCTCCAGGCCATCCCCTACGCCATGCTGCTGGCGCTCGTCCCGGCCTACGAGCTCCTCCTCGTCCCGCTCATGAAGCGCCTCACGGGCACCCGGTCCGGGATCACCCCGCTCCAGCGCATCGGCGTCGGCCTCGGCACCGTCGCGTTCTCGATGGTCGCGGCGGCCGACATCGAGCGCAGGCGCCGGGACGCCGCTGCGGAGGGCCGCCAGATGTCCGTGCTGTGGATCGTGCCGCAGTTCCTCGTCTTCGGCGTGTCCGAGATGTTCACCGCGGTGGGGCTCATCGAGTTCTTCTACAAGCAGGCGTGCGCCGGCGGCATGCAGGCCTTCCTCACGGCGCTCACGTACTGCTCCTACGCGTTCGGGTTCTACCTCAGCTCGGTGCTCGTCTCGCTGGTGAACAGGGTCACGGCGAggcacggcggcggtggctggctCGGAGACAACGACCTGAACAAGGATAGGCTGGACCTCTTCTACTGGATGCTCGCCGCGCTCAGCGTGCTCAACTTCTGCTGCTACCTGCTCTGTGCGAGGTGGTACAATGCTGGCGCAGATGGTTCCGATGCACCTGCCTCTGCTGGTCAGGTGGCGTCAGAGGTTGATGATGGCAAGGAGATCATCTGA